A window of Tetrapisispora phaffii CBS 4417 chromosome 9, complete genome contains these coding sequences:
- the FMP27 gene encoding Fmp27p (similar to Saccharomyces cerevisiae YLR454W; ancestral locus Anc_7.518): MWFDLIIKLPLLVIATWLLIRQVIKTLFGISAAYINPFTFRIIGFEYKDILKIELLEFNPFRKRIRISKLTFNNKQIENKNQTNASNHKKTSHGHNLKAVLPKWLFKYLPHLLSFLNEVHIVADHVFLTDYDLYISTIGSVFNYKEITSSLSLELFMRQVKNKNSTILTDTLQQLEINFEKIEVDHSIVFNDIKIDSKFGVLRLPYAYLKQQSASTKIIEPDNIESKHSDILCDLAIQDTIKAFRKKLERIQGYLKPICEINLYMDKILLDDLELTNLPELNEISQYFTYNIEASNVTLNLIRFSKDYPGYNLNFGEDDTPYKINSNFSRVNIGVKINKINEKEIYLAKIIEVPSINLYGHTNIFSQQFQFSEGRFENALSTLNFQISSLIVDLDITTLSFIKSFSRNIKVFKGAFGYSKEIDAIDQLKEFEDLRSLKWRKVLKTYLTSLFPLLNLKFTLDDSKIILNDETDTIIFYLSALLGTYKSNRSLSFSQNDKLDSIINYDTAFDLELSDLHCQHLITDGSNYNHKILEIESVSLKQKVKWSPEIQFSFDGEVDNVNIDLSELRSMIALNKIVKKTDCQLLQVETIYFKELYDKFAKQLYNAEFNCSRLKEMQSIKKVSPESFVFNTLPDYFDYIKVDLRRIQMTLGIRSVFMPPDIFSLLEAQSPKDLVEGKLRKFTNKVDKVQLALFSNKTQWHNKIEMGQVYMSKSGLDSLNRNDSNDLEDIGTSQSTQIDRLWNFNILVNNVTSSVIYETCKFSTEFSSRTVSSLKVVSIKVFPETESYTVPSENKVVIVIDNKKASSMVDLINVFMGISGFHTLNQIFRKNTYCSVKETCAKKILVSLNKAKKKSFWYFIDWVKFKQLIQIRLSSELSRQVLILPNALKIKFESSNMFISIDKLNDICINGELARMCVESPTQKDTWIRMMLINKFKMNINLSEMLRQIKNNETGNSEVLPGVTLAYESSHFSIPNKFAMYRIFDNISTIVKSLKQMIYSMKTSQSDIVIFPVTVNPVRLPNVNLSSKRSIITIEDDPLESELNMIFQIGLEEQRIRLEKVKQFKNSLERKYQDTNSSANQSEKNNDKFSSDDTYTKLVFLSSARGCKKSKNILKKLLSAKKSDRETSEKEDELLEDKNPILINEHESYIRLQENISTSWIRRIKDYKKVEKEKYEENFEYLWGLTNLHNISKDFNTNVRDFIYSPPLTTIIVEGIDINISQPSCGLECIAEFIHDVGKGVPLDTQYSIMFPMYLDVNIREFRWHLRDYPLPFINIPPPTENQKISNNFKISGDLCLTEAMIQSSNEIRTIFVPLVPSVELVNKDHYYSLFVPRTLTSVKVYSKLEIGIHTERSTQVVWGSSYSPAIQQVMQCFEDLSKPPTDLSPKLGVWDKIRYMFHSRIKINWAKKNRFEISLLGAKSPYKIGREDAGFIIGFNGNTVLDCNPNNSPKQLLACSADQIYFSIPNYFAKPLLVWSMPSHKNIFVPNQDNTNLQTYASYYYLLQQDYNNERKEAVKLMQKHYIEKNGIKLSGGMTLKLGFVFEGLGKGGIRSSDFAPHYETFLCNPIYVKDLSKYDAYKNFKSHFIHMSFALLSNSSNAYNAMQLDSSGMDTFLKWWKSFSNNPPVRRGTLYDAKNLSPKFGGALRTISYYANVSPLFITHIQRNIDINNTQSSSFYENIEYVGIKAKVSRFVMDLHQRKEVISEFREKLNEHKRVSRMKFLEGDFSSGTIDIRTIHAKFHKVTFIEDKQNYEFDLYEDDDNWVDISDFKEPFSISIDDYTPHVTIRPLLLAPQFVYQKRAKYGDKYQLDPVTSEPIQAFKNDISHCCCVNGQIDLPTTYQEKRISTLLTKEKELNEKLKIANTSEEKSYLLKHINMTKQIIQQLEYFIEDTKMVVNSKGNVKPEDLHFQVIDKETEASKKLYENRYLIFGMFLRWDEGARDVITTYLMYLNLNSYFSKIDRYKSIRTFEDIVNQKSGTVGSPSNYNSEQNFKTSILESSTQSAKNHGTKQEKEEDILKYFEIGLRKLITSINYTTSEDHFVQFLAPQIQLSSKFEPNSCIVIAAPLIKLRVLSFASANNNDVFIQDTFLKRYGILISKANVFLFHKDKFKDSMDIFFQCLAYGQTKEVPWSPWLGAESCFDPSALSDSTIIKNLNTTIYLDSIYEFSSVYEFVRHQLQDCMNIYIPKVQVTCDSRSYLTLFKISTNLFMSMKLTDPVLKKKIDKVSISFDFTELRKIYDTTVLLSNVIHKSQLAENESIFRQKLLDDAGLVDLFNIHNERITNLSKLYILLHVLCSRRKERHEFTKSMEWNIDVESIELLMLQKDSTPFLTVVSKDIKFNRVASSSGYNSNTITVKAADIFNLEDTAAYKNLLGPYVTQKKLLRKSITEENKPMFHINWVMDKPIGGIKVVKSVETFVQGLSVSIEEETVLKLVHWLLPHEVASALHTNDESDEESDVESLNSEFYFNGEDNSELNEMIQRSTDFVIMENIVINGFKLCISFKGKGSKRLINVTDFVFNFPKLSFVNQTMRSIDIIIILKKVLIKALLKQSGKFLLSKLKRRPALESSSLLLPHSVPLSKTLSANSKVSEGEQLKQSEIQIPI, translated from the coding sequence atgtggtttgatttgataataaaattgcCATTATTAGTTATAGCAACATGGCTTCTAATAAGACAGGTAATAAAGACACTCTTTGGTATTTCGGCAGCCTACATTAATCCATTTACATTTAGAATCATTGGGTTTGAATATAAGGATATACTTAAGATAGAATTGCTTGAATTTAATCCctttagaaaaagaattagaatatcaaaattaacgtttaacaataaacaaatagaaaacaaaaatcaAACTAATGCATCCAACCATAAAAAAACTAGCCATGGTCACAATTTGAAAGCTGTTTTACCCAAATGGCTATTTAAATATCTACCGCAtcttttatcttttttaaatgaagtACATATTGTTGCTGACCATGTGTTTTTGACGGATTACGATTTATATATCAGCACGATTGGGTCTGtttttaactataaagaaatAACGTCATCATTATCCCTTGAACTTTTCATGAGGCAAGTGAAAAATAAGAACTCGACAATATTGACTGATACTCTTCAACAACTTGAAATAAACTTTGAAAAGATTGAAGTAGAtcattcaattgtttttaaCGATATTAAGATAGATTCAAAGTTTGGTGTTTTACGTTTACCATACGCTTATTTAAAACAGCAGAGTGCTAGTACAAAGATAATCGAACCTGATAATATAGAATCTAAACACTCTGATATACTATGTGATTTAGCGATTCAAGACACAATAAAAGCATTCCGTAAGAAATTAGAAAGAATACAAGGCTATTTAAAGCCGATTTGCGAAATTAACTTATATATGGATAAAATTTTACTGGACGATCTTGAATTAACTAATTTACCAGAATTGAATGAGATAAGCCAATATTTTACATATAACATAGAAGCATCCAATGTtacattaaatttaataagatTTTCTAAAGACTACCCTGGTTATAATTTAAACTTTGGTGAAGATGACACTCCGTATAAGATCAATAGTAATTTTTCAAGAGTAAATATCGgagtaaaaataaacaaaataaatgaaaaagaaatatatttagcaaaaattattgaagttCCTagtattaatttatatggCCACACGAATATTTTTTCgcaacaatttcaattttctGAGGGCCGGTTCGAAAATGCTTTAAGTACATTAAATTTCCAAATATCATCTTTGATCGTTGATTTAGATATAACAACACTTTCCTTTATAAAATCTTTTTCCCGTAATATAAAAGTTTTCAAAGGAGCCTTTGGATACtctaaagaaattgatgCAATTGACCAACTCAAGGAATTTGAAGATCTTCGTTCACTAAAGTGGAGAAAGGTGCTAAAAACCTATTTAACATCATTGTTTCCATTATTAAACCTTAAATTTACATTAGATGATTcaaagataattttaaatgatgaaaCGGATACAATTATTTTCTACCTATCTGCTCTTCTAGGAACATACAAATCGAATAGATCTTTGTCATTTTCTCAGAATGATAAGCTAGATtctattataaattatgaTACTGCATTTGACTTAGAATTATCTGATTTACACTGTCAACATTTGATTACGGATGGAAGCAATTATaatcataaaattttagaaattgAAAGTGTGTCTCTTAAGCAAAAGGTCAAGTGGTCACCAGAAATACAATTTTCATTTGACGGTGAAGTCGATAACgttaatattgatttatcaGAGTTACGGTCGATGATAGccttaaataaaattgtaaagAAAACTGATTGTCAATTACTTCAAGTTGAaactatttatttcaaGGAACTTTACGATAAATTTGCAAAACAGTTGTATAATGCTGAATTCAACTGTTCAAGACTAAAAGAAATGcaatcaataaaaaagGTTTCTCCTGAAAGTTTCGTATTTAATACACTGCCagattattttgattacaTTAAGGTCGATTTAAGGAGAATACAAATGACACTAGGTATCAGATCTGTTTTTATGCCTCCTGATATTTTTTCGTTACTTGAAGCCCAAAGTCCAAAAGATCTTGTTGAGGgaaaattaagaaaatttaCAAATAAGGTGGATAAGGTACAGTTAGCTTTGTTCAGTAATAAAACTCAATGgcataataaaatagaaatgGGACAAGTGTATATGTCTAAATCGGGACTAGATTCACTGAACAGGAACGATTCAAATGATCTGGAGGATATTGGTACTTCACAGTCAACACAAATTGATCGTCTATGGaactttaatatattggTTAATAATGTAACATCATCTGTCATTTATGAAACTTGTAAATTTAGTACAGAATTTTCGTCAAGAACAGTGTCAAGTTTGAAAGTAGTATCCATAAAAGTATTTCCAGAAACAGAGTCATATACAGTTCCAAGTGAGAACAAAGTAGTAATCGtcattgataataaaaaagcTAGTTCTATGGttgatttaataaatgttttTATGGGAATATCCGGTTTCCATACACTAAATCAGATATTTAGAAAAAACACATATTGTTCTGTTAAGGAGACGTgtgcaaaaaaaattttagtaTCATTGAATAAGGCTAAAAAGAAATCCTTCTGGTATTTTATTGACTGGGTAAAgtttaaacaattaattcaaataaggTTATCTTCAGAGCTCTCTCGTCAAGTTTTGATCCTTCCTAATGCattaaaaatcaaatttgaatctagtaatatgtttatatcaattgataaacTAAATGACATATGTATTAATGGTGAGCTAGCGAGGATGTGTGTTGAATCACCAACTCAAAAGGATACTTGGATAAGAATGATGTtaatcaataaattcaaGATGAATATTAACTTATCGGAGATGCTTCGCCAAATTAAGAATAATGAAACTGGAAATTCAGAGGTGCTCCCAGGAGTTACCTTGGCTTATGAATCTTCACATTTTTCTATTCCAAACAAATTTGCGATGTACCGAATTTTTGACAATATTTCAACTATTGTAAAATCCTTGAAACAAATGATATACAGCATGAAAACATCACAATCAGACATAGTAATATTCCCAGTAACTGTTAATCCAGTAAGATTGCCAAACGTTAATTTATCTTCCAAAAGGTCTATTATAACTATTGAAGATGATCCCCTCGAATCGGAATTAAAcatgatatttcaaatagGTTTAGAGGAGCAGCGAATTAGATTAGAAAAAGTCaaacaatttaaaaatagtTTAGAACGTAAATATCAGGATACTAATAGCTCTGCTAATCaaagtgaaaaaaataatgataagTTCTCTTCTGATGACACATACACTAAGTTGGTATTTCTTTCTAGTGCAAGAGGTTGCAAAAAATCcaaaaacattttaaaaaaactgCTTTCTGCTAAGAAATCGGATAGAGAAACTtcagaaaaagaagatgaaCTCTTAGAAGATAAAAATccaattttgataaatgaACACGAGTCCTACATTAGATTACaggaaaatatttcaacatCATGGATTAGAAGAATAAAGGATTATAAGAAGgttgaaaaagaaaagtaCGAAGAGAactttgaatatttatGGGGGTTAACAAATttacataatatttcaaaagatttcAATACTAATGTTCGtgattttatatattctcCTCCTTTGACCACAATAATAGTAGAAGGtattgatataaatatcagTCAACCTTCATGTGGTCTTGAGTGCATTGCAGAATTTATCCACGATGTAGGTAAAGGAGTTCCTTTAGATACCCAATACTCTATTATGTTTCCCATGTACTTGGATGTAAATATTAGGGAATTCAGATGGCATCTGAGAGATTATCCTTTAccatttattaatatccCTCCCCCAACagaaaaccaaaaaatttcaaataacttcaaaatttcaGGTGATTTATGCTTAACTGAAGCAATGATACAATCCAGCAATGAAATAAGAACAATATTCGTGCCACTTGTTCCTTCAGTTGAATTAGTTAATAAAGACCATTATTACTCACTTTTTGTTCCAAGGACTTTGACAAGTGTTAAAGTGTATAgtaaattagaaattgGTATTCATACAGAAAGAAGCACTCAGGTAGTCTGGGGTTCATCCTATTCGCCAGCTATTCAACAAGTAATGCAGTGTTTTGAAGATTTATCGAAACCACCCACAGATTTATCCCCTAAGTTAGGTGTGTGGGATAAGATTAGATATATGTTTCATTCACGTATAAAGATCAATTGGGCCAAAAAGAACAGATTTGAAATATCTCTTCTAGGCGCTAAGAGCCCTTATAAAATTGGTCGAGAAGACGCAGGATTTATAATTGGTTTTAATGGTAACACTGTTTTGGACTGTAATCCAAATAACTCTCCAAAGCAATTATTAGCCTGCTCAGCTGATCAGATCTATTTTTCAATACCAAATTATTTTGCAAAGCCGTTATTGGTATGGTCGATGCCTTCACacaaaaacatttttgtTCCTAATCAAGATAATACAAATTTACAGACATATGCTTCTTACTATTACCTCCTTCAACAagattataataatgaaaggAAAGAAGCAGTTAAATTGATGCAGAAACATTatatagaaaaaaatggtATTAAATTATCCGGGGGTATGACACTAAAACTTggttttgtttttgaagGGTTAGGTAAAGGAGGAATCCGTTCTAGCGATTTTGCACCACATTATGAAACCTTTCTATGTAATCCGATTTATGTTAAAGATTTATCGAAGTATGACGCTTataaaaactttaaaagTCATTTCATACACATGTCTTTTGCTctattatcaaattcaagTAATGCATATAATGCAATGCAATTAGACTCATCAGGAATGGACACATTCTTGAAATGGTGGAAATCGTTTTCAAATAACCCACCCGTTCGAAGAGGTACATTATATGATGCTAAAAATTTGAGTCCAAAGTTTGGAGGTGCATTGAGAACTATTTCATATTATGCTAATGTATCTCCATTATTTATCACTCATATCCAACGTAACATAGATATCAACAACACACAGTCATCCAGTTTCTATGAGAATATAGAATATGTAGGAATTAAAGCTAAGGTATCTAGGTTTGTCATGGATTTGCACCAAAGAAAAGAAGTTATATCAGAGTTCAGAgagaaattaaatgaacATAAAAGAGTTTCAagaatgaaatttttagaagGTGATTTTTCTTCAGGAACAATTGATATCCGTACGATTCACGCAAAGTTTCACAAAGTCACTTTTATTGAGGATAAGCAAAATTATGAGTTTGATTTATATGAGGATGATGATAACTGGGTCGATATTTCCGATTTCAAGGAAcctttttcaatatctatAGATGATTACACGCCTCATGTTACTATAAGACCATTGTTGTTGGCTCCTCAATTTGTTTATCAGAAAAGAGCTAAATATGGAGATAAATATCAACTAGATCCTGTCACATCAGAACCAATTCAGgcttttaaaaatgatatctCTCATTGTTGCTGTGTTAATGGTCAAATTGACCTTCCAACAACTTATCAggaaaaaagaattagCACATTATTAACTaaggaaaaagaattaaatgaGAAGCTGAAAATTGCCAATACTTCAGAAGAGAAGAGCTATTTACTgaaacatataaatatgacTAAGCAAATTATTCAGcaattggaatattttattgaagatACAAAAATGGTAGTGAACTCTAAAGGAAATGTTAAGCCAGAAGATCTACATTTCCAGGTTATAGATAAAGAAACAGAAGCATCAAAAAAGTTGTACGAAAATCGATACTTAATTTTTGGTATGTTTTTAAGATGGGATGAGGGTGCTAGAGATGTAATCACAACTTATTTGATGTATTTAAATCTTAATAGCtatttttctaaaatagACCGATATAAGTCAATAAGGACATTTGAAGACATTGTGAATCAAAAAAGTGGCACAGTTGGGAGTCCTTCTAATTACAACTCCGAACAGAATTTTAAAACCTCAATCTTAGAAAGTTCTACACAATCTGCTAAGAATCATGGTACAAAGCAAGAAAAGGAAGAAGacatattgaaatattttgagaTTGGTTTAAGAAAGTTAATTAcatcaataaattatacTACTAGCGAAGATcattttgttcaatttcTAGCTCCGCAAATACAgctttcttcaaaatttgaacCAAATTCGTGTATAGTAATTGCTGCACcgttaataaaattaagaGTACTATCATTTGCTAGCgctaataataatgatgtaTTTATTCAAGATACATTTTTGAAACGGTATGGTATACTTATATCGAAAGCTAATgtgtttttatttcataaagacaaatttaaagattcGATGGACATATTTTTCCAGTGTTTAGCTTACGGCCAGACAAAAGAAGTTCCTTGGTCACCTTGGTTAGGAGCAGAGTCGTGTTTTGATCCATCTGCCTTAAGTGATTCAacaataatcaaaaatttaaacaCAACTATTTATCTTGATTCGATATATGAGTTCTCATCCGTTTATGAATTTGTTAGACATCAATTACAAGATTGTATGAATATTTACATTCCGAAAGTACAGGTAACATGTGATTCTAGAAGTTACCtaacattatttaaaatatccaCGAACCTATTCATGTCAATGAAGCTAACAGATCCAGTcttgaagaagaaaatagatAAAGTATCTATAAGCTTTGATTTTACCGAATTAAGGAAAATATATGACACTACAGTGTTGTTATCAAATGTTATCCATAAATCCCAGTTGGCTGAAAACGAATCGATTTTTAGACAAAAGCTATTGGACGATGCAGGTTTAGttgatttattcaatatacACAATGAACGTATAACGAATCTTTCAAAGTTGTACATTTTACTACACGTTTTATGTTCTAGGCGTAAAGAAAGGCATGAGTTTACTAAGAGCATGGAGTGGAACATCGATGTCGAGAGCATAGAATTGCTAATGCTACAAAAAGATTCAACGCCATTTTTGACTGTAGTAtcaaaagatattaaatttaataggGTTGCTTCATCATCGGGTTATAATTCTAATACAATAACGGTAAAAGCCgctgatatatttaatcttGAAGATACTGCGGCTTACAAAAACTTGCTAGGCCCATACGTTACTCAAAAGAAACTTCTACGAAAAAGTATAACAGAGGAAAATAAACCGATGTTCCATATTAATTGGGTTATGGATAAACCTATTGGTGGAATAAAAGTTGTCAAGAGTGTAGAGACTTTTGTTCAGGGTCTCTCTGTGAGCATTGAAGAGGAAACAGTACTTAAATTAGTACATTGGTTATTACCGCATGAGGTTGCATCTGCATTGCATACTAATGATGAATCAGATGAAGAAAGTGATGTAGAATCACTAAATAgtgaattttatttcaatggAGAAGATAATAGTGAATTGAATGAAATGATTCAAAGATCTACTGACTTTGTGATCATGGAAAATATTGTGATTAATGGGTTCAAGCTCTGTATCAGCTTCAAAGGTAAGGGATCCAAAAGATTGATCAACGTCACAGACTTTGTATTCAACTTCCCTAAACTAAGTTTTGTGAATCAAACCATGAGATCGATTGATATCatcataatattgaaaaaagtgCTAATAAAAGCATTACTGAAACAGAGTGGTAAGTTCCTGTTGTCAAAATTGAAGAGAAGACCTGCGTTAGAATCGAGTTCATTGTTATTGCCACATTCTGTACCATTGAGTAAAACACTTAGTGCAAATAGCAAAGTAAGTGAAGGGGAGCAATTAAAACAATCAGAAATCCAAATCCCCATCTAG
- the SGV1 gene encoding cyclin-dependent serine/threonine protein kinase SGV1 (similar to Saccharomyces cerevisiae SGV1 (YPR161C); ancestral locus Anc_7.515), with the protein MSAATNSPLKKTEFKYKIGKIKQMPTVQMDLNTNLSYIELNARKNETIYGCTMFKNHYKEEKKLGQGTFGAVYKGIHLETQRQVAMKRIIMPQESDLFPITAQREITILRKLNNKHIVKLIEMVYDTAPEPSNSNANYSNNAKDPSLLNKSFYMILPYMIADLSGLLHNPRITLPVNEVKNMMLQLLEGINYLHCEKYMHRDIKTANILIDHTGTLKLADFGLARMYYGTPPNLKYPGGAGIGAKYTGVVVTRWYRAPELVLGDKQYTTAVDLWGIGCVFAEFFEKKPILQGNSDIDQGHVIFKLLGTPTKESWDMAAYLPGAELLRTSYPETLSERFGKFLTATGLDFLRSLLSLNPYKRLTAMSALQHPFFKEEPLPSKHLTCLTEESHESDIKRYKEEMHQSLSQRVPTAPKGHINEKGMEKGKQISQSSDINAPERYYAENTFNNNNNNFSNSRSTYPNQSNPNYRSQTYKGNQNRYNNNGPNNMNKNNKHYNQYNTDSRQYSNNNKMSNLPNSRSRYQKSDPHANDRNPATYNRHTQKASSGNYSNAISGRINQYNNTYRRDHEESNIESRTNKISSTISRDDSKHENRQSHTRINQNSKPYNKGPTASNESRFSRGIDSETYQNSSVREHLRESDKQTQSDTSNKNESKISKNTDNNTRDKNFADFY; encoded by the coding sequence ATGTCTGCAGCTACCAACAGTCCTTTGAAAAAGACTGAATTCAAGTATAAAATTGGGAAGATCAAACAGATGCCAACGGTTCAGATGGACCTTAATACTAATTTAAGTTACATTGAGCTGAATGCAAGGAAGAATGAAACTATATATGGGTGTACTATGTTTAAAAATCATtataaagaagagaaaaaattaGGCCAAGGTACCTTTGGTGCCGTTTATAAGGGAATACATTTGGAAACGCAGAGGCAGGTCGCCATGAAGAGAATAATAATGCCTCAGGAAAGTGACTTATTTCCAATTACAGCTCAGCGTGAAATTACTATTCTTAGGAAACTAAATAACAAGCACattgtaaaattaatagaGATGGTTTATGATACTGCACCAGAACCAAGCAATAGCAACGCAAACTATTCTAATAATGCTAAAGACCCATCACTTCTAAATAAGTCTTTTTATATGATTTTGCCTTATATGATAGCGGATTTATCTGGTCTTTTGCATAACCCTAGAATCACTCTACCCGTTAATGAAGTAAAGAATATGATGCTTCAATTACTAGAAGGTATAAATTACCTTCACTGTGAAAAATATATGCATAGAGATATAAAAACTGCaaacattttaattgatCATACTGGGACATTGAAATTAGCTGACTTTGGTTTGGCCAGAATGTATTATGGGACGCCGccaaatttgaaatatccAGGTGGTGCTGGTATAGGGGCTAAGTATACCGGGGTTGTTGTAACTAGATGGTATAGAGCACCAGAGTTGGTTTTAGGTGATAAACAATACACTACTGCTGTCGATTTATGGGGTATTGGATGTGTTTTTGCGGAATTCTTTGAAAAGAAACCTATCTTACAGGGCAATTCTGACATCGACCAAGGTCATGtcatattcaaattattagGCACACCAACTAAAGAATCTTGGGATATGGCGGCTTACTTGCCTGGTGCAGAATTGCTGAGAACAAGTTATCCAGAAACGTTAAGTGAACGTTTTGGTAAGTTTTTAACTGCAACCGGATTAGATTTTTTGAGGAGTTTACTATCATTGAATCCATATAAAAGATTGACAGCAATGTCAGCTTTACAACatccattttttaaagaagaGCCCTTGCCGTCTAAACATTTAACTTGCTTAACTGAAGAAAGTCACGAATCTGatataaaaagatataaGGAAGAAATGCATCAGTCTCTTTCGCAGAGAGTTCCAACAGCTCCGAAGGGTcatataaatgaaaaaggAATGGAAAAAGGAAAACAGATATCACAGTCAAGTGATATAAATGCTCCTGAACGATATTATGCTGAAAAcacatttaataataataacaacaacTTTTCTAATTCAAGATCTACATATCCGAACCAATCAAATCCTAATTACAGATCTCAAACTTATAAAGGTAACCAAAACAGATACAATAATAACGGACCcaataatatgaataaaaacaataaacaTTATAATCAGTACAATACCGATTCGCGTCAATAtagcaacaacaacaagaTGAGTAACCTGCCTAATAGTAGATCAAGATATCAAAAATCTGATCCACATGCTAATGATAGAAACCCTGCAACTTATAATAGGCACACCCAAAAAGCTAGTTCTGGAAATTATTCTAATGCCATTTCTGGTAGAATCAACCAATATAATAACACATACAGAAGAGACCACGAAGAAAGCAACATTGAATCCagaacaaataaaatttccTCGACGATTAGTCGGGACGATAGTAAACATGAGAACAGACAATCTCACACAAGGATCaatcaaaattcaaaaccATACAATAAAGGTCCGACTGCTAGCAACGAGAGCCGCTTCAGTAGAGGAATAGATTCCGAGACTTATCAGAACAGCAGTGTCAGAGAGCATTTACGTGAATCTGACAAACAAACTCAGAGTGACACtagtaataaaaatgaaagtaaaatttccaaaaatacTGACAATAATACCAGAGACAAGAACTTTGCTGATTTTTACTAG
- the TIF3 gene encoding Tif3p (similar to Saccharomyces cerevisiae TIF3 (YPR163C); ancestral locus Anc_7.517), with translation MAPAKKNVKMDLNSFLNDETFGSSWADEDVDLNKINIPIESAQANTIPLEELAAANMAKMGAGGRGSRLDPALGAGARRDFQRTEYPVPDVPPYKAIINNIPWDITPEGVTAWVEDGLEKEGAVVDLALPTDMRDPSRLKGIAFVEFAQRDDLVKALTFNATRLNDRTVYVSVAGPRREFSRGGEDFDWGAARGSNFQGGRPDREEANLDWGAARGSNYQERKPRREEPNLDWGVARGSNYQERRPEREEVNLDWGAARGSNYQERKPRREEPNLDWGSARGSNFGEQGNFNRAPRERKPRKDEPELDWGSARGAKYQQKTQRYERTVTEKTEEKPKIQQSAFAVLSNDVDNEEDEEEVKTPAKKEEEITQLEREAAKLSVNDGDDSEWEVAGKK, from the coding sequence ATGGCTCCTGCAAAGAAAAATGTGAAGATGGATTTGAATTCCTTCTTGAACGACGAGACTTTCGGTTCTTCCTGGGCCGATGAAGACGTCGATTTGAACAAGATTAATATTCCAATTGAAAGTGCTCAAGCCAATACCATTCCTTTAGAGGAATTAGCTGCTGCTAATATGGCTAAGATGGGTGCTGGTGGTAGAGGGTCGAGATTAGACCCTGCTTTAGGTGCTGGTGCAAGAAGAGATTTCCAACGTACCGAATACCCAGTTCCAGATGTTCCACCATACAAGGCTATCATTAACAACATTCCATGGGATATCACTCCAGAAGGTGTCACTGCTTGGGTGGAAGATGGTTTGGAAAAGGAAGGTGCTGTTGTTGACTTGGCTTTACCAACTGATATGAGAGATCCATCCCGTTTAAAGGGTATTGCTTTTGTTGAATTTGCTCAACGTGATGACTTAGTCAAAGCTTTAACCTTCAATGCTACCAGATTAAATGACCGTACCGTTTACGTTTCTGTAGCTGGTCCAAGAAGAGAATTTTCTAGAGGTGGTGAAGATTTTGACTGGGGTGCCGCTAGAGGTTCCAACTTCCAAGGTGGTAGACCAGACAGGGAAGAAGCTAATCTAGATTGGGGTGCTGCCAGAGGCTCTAACTACCAAGAAAGAAAGCCAAGAAGAGAAGAACCAAACTTAGATTGGGGTGTCGCCAGAGGTTCCAACTACCAAGAGAGAAGACCAGAAAGAGAAGAAGTTAACTTAGATTGGGGTGCTGCCAGAGGTTCTAACTACCAAGAAAGAAAACCAAGAAGAGAAGAACCAAACTTAGACTGGGGTAGTGCCAGAGGTTCTAACTTTGGTGAACAAGGAAACTTTAACAGAGCTCCAAGAGAGAGAAAGCCAAGAAAAGATGAACCAGAATTAGACTGGGGTAGTGCTAGAGGTGCTAAATACCAACAAAAAACCCAAAGATACGAAAGAACTGTTACCGAAAAGACTGAAGAAAAACcaaaaattcaacaatCAGCTTTTGCTGTTTTGAGTAACGATgttgataatgaagaagatgaagaagaagttaaaACTCCTGCCAAAAAGGAAGAGGAAATCACCCAACTAGAAAGAGAAGCTGCCAAATTATCTGTCAACGATGGTGATGATAGTGAATGGGAAGTTGCCggtaaaaaataa